GTTGGTTCCTTCTGTAGAACACTAGAACTAATCTTGAGAAAAACCAAAGAAATGTCGATTCTCCTTCTTGACATTACAAGTCTTGTGGTGTAATATGCAAACGCTAATTATATCAGGCCAACAATCTCTACATTTTTTCCTAGTTATTTGCTAAACTAAAGCTCAAACTAAGTTGAACTATATCCACTGGATGACTTCTAATTTTGCAGCatgtatatttctttttttgcaAGGAGAGTCTAATTTTGCTACATATTGAAACTCTTAAAATCATCATTACAAGATTTTAGTGTAACTCAATCATgactttttattgttttgtatTAACTACGAGTTTTGATGTTTTGATCATGAACCTTGTATCAAGGCATCAAGCAAGATGTGAATTTGGTAAATTACCACGAATCAATGAATATGGTATCAGTAATTTGTTTCTTCAATGAAGGGGAAATCTTTTTTGGCAGTTTACCAGTTAATTTCATTGAAAAGGCACACGtgtaaaatataaagttaaaatggAAGATGACAATCGAATTCTGCAAATATAAAATGGTTAATAAGATTGatgttatttattaaattatgtaATAAATAATTATGAAGTATGcataaattattgtttttttattgatatatccaaaataataatgatgtgaatattaattttaatatccataataaaaagctccaaaatagtctaatgttaaaaaaacaaacatacatacctatataaagtataaagtaTCAGATAATATGGAACTGTTTGGGTTATCTAAATTTTTATACGTGTAACACATGTAACAAATCATATAAACATTTAAGGCgtgtttaattgtaaaaaatatattctaatttttaatttttctgaaAATGAAAGAAGTTTTTCTATcttattcaaaattttaaaaagtgtttttacgaaaaacaaaagacaataaaaataatatgtttctaattttacataaaaaagtgggaaattgttttatgttttcatGGAAGACAATTTTAAGAAATATACAATTTGAAcaatgttttattaaaaaattaaaatagaaaacaaaatatgTTTTCCTCGACTAAACGCAGCGTGTAACTCAGATAATGTATCAAAATCCGTATAAATTGACCGAATCGATAATCTCTAGTTGATTAGAAAcataagttagaaaaaaaacccttaaaggAGCAAAAAGCTTCAAACACACTCCCTTCACCGTAGGGTTGCAGAAGATAAACTAACGCCCAcacccccacccccaccctCTCTCATTCATTCATCTCCTAGCTATATCTTCCACGTCCGTCCGTCCGTCCGTCCGTCCGTCCCCCTCCTTATAAAACCCCtcaaataaaatttatactttatagaAACCCCAATCAAATCCTTCTCTCTCActacactttctctctctagaaatttCAGCACACAATGGGCGCTTCTCTTCCTCCTAAAGAAGCCAATCTTTTCAAACTCATCGTTGTAAGCCCTACTTATTATACACACATATGtatcgttatatatatattatatagaatatattgattttttattgtttaatctAACAGTATTGCATTATGTATTatcatatttattaattaaatgtgtAATTAGTGGTGTGTGTGtgcattttattatatataatggatTATGCTGATGAGAATTTGTTAATAGTTGTTTCGACTAAGTTTTCGAGTTAGTAATAACCCATTGTGGTTGCGGTAACAAACCTTAGAATTTGTAACAACCATTCGATTTTTGAATTTGGATAATGTAAGTTGATAAATACGCAAAGTTTCCAGCTTTGTACCTCCGTTGAGGTATATGCTATGTTTATGAAATAACTATCCTCAAAAACTTCATGGATGTACTTAtggattaattaaaaaatgtgattttttttactCAATGGTGTGAACTTATGGGACGCTTTAACAGATATATAAAATCGTGTTCTTATGTGGTTTTGTCGACTTACATTATCCGATTATAAAGTTCTGATTAGTTTTGGAGGTTCTGGagatattagttttttttatttgatctcGAGTCTCTATATAATGCACGAGCACGACTATGGAAGAAACTGCTAAAGCAGGACTTGCCTTCTTAATTGTGTTCCCTAACATCTTAAAGGACGTGACTTGAAGTTACTTTTTAATCTGATTGATTGATCTTTGGACATCTATCACTGCAATATGCCGCCTGTATCATCAGCCAAAATGATATAATACGTGAAAAGCAGTCATCTTGTGTGTTACCTGAACTCCAAAATGCAAGTGCCCATTAAAGCTTTAGGAAAGAGCAAAAGACTCTGTCCTGTCATCACATGAGCACACCATTTTCCTTGCCACTGTACATATATTCAATTACATGTAACTTGGGTTATATGAACCTGCTTTTCAAGATCTTTCTACACTCCTTCCTTTTAGGACATTTGGCTCTTCGATTGGATTACCTACTCCTGACCTATCTTGATCTAGTCTAAACCTATCTTATTGTGAGTATATTATTAGATAATGAAGCCTGGATGCACAATCATGTATCTTCTTTTGATCTATAGAAACCACGTATAAGTCATTTCTTTGCCTCTTCGATCATTGAATAGATTTATAATCTTTTGGTATAAAACCAGATAAACTTCCCTATACCTCAGTCTCAACCCTTAACGGTGCTTGGTCACTTGCTTGTAGCCTGTTTTTGCGTTGCTTTGATACTGCTGTACTTTTGTAACCAGAACTATATCTTTGTAAAAAGTTGTTCACCAAATAAATGATGCttgttcttttgatttctttgacAGAAATCATATGAAACGAAACAGTATAAAAAGGGTTTGAAGGCGGCAGATACTATATTGAAGAAATTCCCAAATCATGGAGGTTTGTGAACAGTTTTATCTAAAGTTCTATTTTCTACGTTGGTCATTGTTGGAAATTTCTGGGTAGTATGGCTACAGTTTCTATATTTAAAGTCATAGATTTATGCTCTTGTCTTATATTCTTCTCTTAATCCTCTATTTGTTACTAGAAACTCTCTCGATGAAGGGATTAACGTTGAACTGCATGGACCGTAAGCAAGAAGCATATGAGCTTGTACGGCTAGGATTGAAGGTTGGGAATCTTTCAAAATCGTAAATCAAAGTGTTCTTATTTGAAATCACTTTATAACACATTAtgacatttcatttcattttataacTGCAGAATGACCTGAAGAGCCATGTCTGCTGGCACGTCTATGGTCTTCTCTACCGGTCAGATAGAGATTACAGGGAAGCAATTAAGTGTTATAGGAATGCGCTGAGGATTGATCCTGACAACATTGAAATACTTAGGGACCTATCGCTTTTACAGGTATAGATAATCTAAAAGTGTACTGTTGTTTTCATCTACTTCTAGTAACTTGCCATCTCGTTATTAGAAACTATTGTGAGTTGTGTCCACTGCCCATATAAATGCATCGCTAGTAAATTAGGTAATATTTAAGTTTCTAAATAGGGTAGTTATAAAAAGTCAATATCTTGAAGCTTAGCAACTTAGTCATATCGTTTCACATATGTTATGGCATGGCCTATTCAAGCTCCCCGTGGCGTCTTGGTTTATTCTGCCTTTTCGTGGTTCTGCATTGTTAGAAGAGTTGCATTGAAACAGCTGTGTAACTTTATACCTGGTGAGCAAATGGACCCTTAAAGTTGGTCTCAGATAATTGATGGTTTTTGCTTCAAGAGAAGGGCCTAGTTCATTAGCAATGACGTCTTTAAAGATGAGTAATGAttgtagcttttttttttggttagcTGACGTATTCTTTACACATCTGATTATAGGCACAAATGCGTGATCTGGCTGGTTTTGTTGAAACAAGACAACAGCTGTTGACTCTGAAACCTAATCATCGGATGAATTGGATTGGTTTTGCAGTTTCTCATCATCTAAACTCAAAGTAGGCCGtcgtcttttttctttttaatgatattgaagTGATTAAGCATTATTCTTGTTTTGAAATATTATACGGAGTAATTCTTTTTAAGATCCATATATGTTGATGAATGTTAATTTACTGGCACTTTAGTTGTATTTTCATCATACAGTATCATTTAAAGTGTTGCTTTTATAATACTGGTTATGGTAGTAATTTCTTTCTTTGCTTTTCTTGCCTATAAGTGCATCAAAAGCAATTGATATTTTGGAAGCATATGAAGGGACTCTGGAGGAGGATTATCCTCCAGAAAGCGAACGTTGTGAGCATGGGGAAATGCTGTTATACAAGGTATAGTAATAGTTCTTGGTAATGATGCATCATGaaactttagttatttatgATTGTAAGACTcacttttgataattttttacGCCAATGGCCATCCAGATATCTTTATTGGAGGAATGTGGCTTACTTGAGAAAGCTCTTAAGGAGTTGCGTAGAAAAGAGTtcaaaattgtaagtttatattatattattgattgAGCTgtttgtgatatttttttttttttagtggcttcatttaaatatattatccCATATTTCGGAACAGGTTGATAAACTATCCTACAAGGAGGAAGAGGTTTCTCTCCTTGTTAAGCTTAATTGTCTCGAGGAAGGTGAAAAGCTCTACAGGGTGCTACTTACAATGAATCCTGACAACTATAAGTATACAGAAACAGACTCTGTTATCTATGTCTTGTTTTATAGTATTCTCATTGTTAAAAATACAGTATTGATTGAGCTGTTtgtgatatttgtttttttagataTTATGAAGGGTTGCAAAAGTGTGTTGGACTGCATTCAGAGACTGGCCAATATTCCCCAGAAGAAATAGATAAGTTGGATACTCTTTACAAATCTCTCGGGGAGCAATACACTTGGTCTTCGGCTGTTAAGGTGAGTAAATTTCTACTCCAAGTTTCAAAAGGATATTCCTTTCAAGACCATGAACAAAGTTTTAAAGTcacaacattttttttagagGATCCCTCTAGATTTTTTGGATGCTCAAAAGTTTTGGGATGCAGCGGATAATTATGTTAGGCCTCTTTTAACAAAGGTACAGTTATTCAGAATCACAACATTGCTTTTATGATATTTGTTGTGGATGCAAATTAATGCTTCTCTTAATTGCAATTGTAGGGAGTTCCTTCACTGTTCTCTGACCTTTCTCCTCTCTATGAACATGCTGGAAAGGTTTGTGCTAGCTTCCTCTTTGAAGTTTTTAGAATTTAGCATTATCTTGAGTTCTTGACGCATCTTGACCTTTTTCTACAGGCTAATATTCTTGAAAAGTTGGTGCTTAGTTTGGAGGAATCACTTAAAAAGACAGGTGGATTCCCTGGAAGGTAAAGTTGGATCATAAACTTCCTTGTATTGGATATCGTATCTCGTAACTTGAAAGCTACTAATGTATTATGTACAGATCAGAAAAGGAGCCACCTTCAACGCTCATGTGGACCTTGTTTTATTTGGCTCAGGTTTGTTCTTTCTGCCTAAGTTGTTTGCACTtaattttactttctttttttttgtatatttccTTTCTTATGGTCTTGTATCTATGCAGCATTATGATAAACGGAACCAATATGATTTGGCTCTTGTTAAAATCGAGGAGGCTATGCAACATACTCCAACAGTTATTGATTTATATTCTGTAAAGGTCTGCTGACTATCTTTTTTCTCTTCGTTTACACAGATATTCTTATTCGTGGAACCTTATACTTATTGCCTTTAGTCTATAAATATTTCTTCATAACCTTATGTAATCTGACTATATGAATAAGTCTGTGGGTTGATGTGCATTTCAGTGAGAGTAACAAATTCGCTAATTAGGTAGTTAATAAAACTCTAAGAAAGTAAGAATTTGATCTAAGATAAGCAATAAAATACAGCTATTTATTTAGTGCGTATTTGGGGTTTCAACGTAAATACAGTGAAAGTGTGCGATATTCAATTTTTAGGAGTTAAATATCTACCTCCATAAACGTTCCCTCAAATCCATATTTATTCCAAACCctagtatatatgtattaccTGAATCAATGAAAAATGAATGTGGTGAGTAAGCAACAAATACTAAATAATTTGATAGACATATGCAGTACCTAATGGATAGtgcttgtttgttttcttgcaGAGCAAAATATTAAAACATGCTGGGGACTTTGCAGCAGCAGCTGCATTGGCAGATGAGGCTAGGTGTATGGATCTTGCAGATCGTTATGTAAATAGTCAATGTGTTAAAAGAATGCTGCAGGCTGATCAGGTATACTCAAATAGCTTTTGCTCTTCTCTATATGAAAGATACACATTAGTTTACAATTTTTGATTGTGAAATTTGGTTTATATGAAATTTGGTAGGTTTCACTTGCGGAAAAGACAGCTGTATTGTTCACAAAAGATGGCGAACAACATAATAACCTGCATGACATGCAGTGCATGTGGTTAGTGTTTCTTACAACTTGATCCCAAATATTTGGTGAACAAAATGATAGGAAGTTTACTGAATGTGTCTCCATTCAAAGGTATGAACTTGCTTCCGGGGAAAGTTATATTCGCCAGGGTGAACTTGGACGTGCTTTGAAAAAGTTCTTGGCTGTTGAGAAGCATTATGCAGATATAACCGAAGACCAGTTCGATTTCCATTCTTATTGCTTAAGAAAAATGACTCTACGCTCCTATATTGAAATGTTAAGATTCCAAGACCGGCTTCATGCTCATGCATACTTTCGGAAAGCAGCAGTTGGAGCTATAAGGTGAAGAAAAGTTGGCTATATTTGTCTCTTTTGa
The sequence above is drawn from the Erigeron canadensis isolate Cc75 chromosome 4, C_canadensis_v1, whole genome shotgun sequence genome and encodes:
- the LOC122595273 gene encoding N-terminal acetyltransferase A complex auxiliary subunit NAA15-like translates to MGASLPPKEANLFKLIVKSYETKQYKKGLKAADTILKKFPNHGETLSMKGLTLNCMDRKQEAYELVRLGLKNDLKSHVCWHVYGLLYRSDRDYREAIKCYRNALRIDPDNIEILRDLSLLQAQMRDLAGFVETRQQLLTLKPNHRMNWIGFAVSHHLNSNASKAIDILEAYEGTLEEDYPPESERCEHGEMLLYKISLLEECGLLEKALKELRRKEFKIVDKLSYKEEEVSLLVKLNCLEEGEKLYRVLLTMNPDNYKYYEGLQKCVGLHSETGQYSPEEIDKLDTLYKSLGEQYTWSSAVKRIPLDFLDAQKFWDAADNYVRPLLTKGVPSLFSDLSPLYEHAGKANILEKLVLSLEESLKKTGGFPGRSEKEPPSTLMWTLFYLAQHYDKRNQYDLALVKIEEAMQHTPTVIDLYSVKSKILKHAGDFAAAAALADEARCMDLADRYVNSQCVKRMLQADQVSLAEKTAVLFTKDGEQHNNLHDMQCMWYELASGESYIRQGELGRALKKFLAVEKHYADITEDQFDFHSYCLRKMTLRSYIEMLRFQDRLHAHAYFRKAAVGAIRCYIKLYDSPPKSSTEEDDELAKLPASQKKKLRQKQRKAEARAKKEAEVKNEEINVGGVSKSGKRNVKPVDPDPHGEKLLQIEDPLMEAGKYLKLLQKHSSDFLETHLLSFEVNMRKQKILLALQALKHLVQLDAEHPDTHRCLIRFFHKVASRPAPTTDAEKLVSGVLDAERPTFSQLQDKSLIEANNVFLQQHKDSLMHRAAAAEMVYCLEPNKKAEAIKLIEESSNNLASSNGSLGPVKDWILKDCVVVHKILVATFDDQDAALRWKNRCAEEFPYSTYFEGRLCSTLTANKTPQQVHENAENGSLEFSSNGKVENLDALKNLAI